ACACGATCCTGATCTTCGACACCATGCGGCAGAAAATCACCGTGGTCTCCAACGCCCACCTGGAGGACGGCCAGGCCCCCGAGGCCGCCTATGCCGAGGCCATTGCCAGGGTGGACGCCCTCATTGCCAAGTTGCGGAAGCCGCTTCGGCTGGAACCGGCAATGTCCGGTTCTGAAAAGGTTTCCTTTGCCTCCAATGTCACCCGCCAAGAGTTCGAGGCGGCGGTGGAGAAGTGCAAGGAGTATGTCCGGGCCGGGGACATCATCCAGGTGGTGCTCTCCCAGCGGTTCTCCGGCGCGCTCACCGTCGATCCCTTCTCAATCTATCGGGTGCTGCGGACCCTGAATCCCTCCCCCTACATGTTTTTCCTCAGAATGTCGGGGACCCTCGTGGTCGGCGCTTCCCCGGAGGTCATGGTCCGCAAGGAGGGAGACCGGGTGGAGCTGCGCCCCATTGCCGGAACCCGTCCCCGTGGCGCCACGGCGGAGCAGGATGAGCAACTGGCGGAGGAGCTCCTGGCCGATCCCAAGGAGCGGGCCGAGCATGTAATGCTCGTGGACCTGGGGCGCAACGACCTGGGGCGCGTATGCCGGACCGGCACCGTGAAGGTGTCGGAGCTCATGGTGATCGAGCGCTATTCCCACGTGATGCACATCGTCTCCAACGTGGAGGGTGAACTGGCCGAAGGAAAGGACGCCTTCGACGTGGTGCGGGCCACCTTCCCGGCGGGGACCCTCTCGGGTGCCCCCAAGGTGCGGGCCATGGAGATCATCGACGAGCTGGAGCCGGTCCGCCGCGAGGTGTACGGCGGCGCGGTCGGGTACTTCTCCTTTTCCGGCAACATGGACCTGGCCATCGCCATCCGCACCCTCGTCATACGCGACGGCACGGTGCATTTGCAGGCCGGTGCCGGCATTGTGGCCGATTCGGACCCCGCCGCCGAGTACCAGGAGACGGTCAATAAGGCCATGGCGGTGGTTAAAGCCATCGAGACTGCGGAAAAGGGGTTGGATTAGTCAGCCATGGACGTGATCAAACTGCAACAGGCCGCCGCCTTGGGAAAGGTTTCCTGGCAGAGGCATGCTTTGACCAGGATGCTTGAGCGCGGCATTTCTCGGCAAATGGTTTTGACCTGTCTCAGCGACGGTGATGTCATTGAGGTGTACGAAAAAGACAAACCCCTGCCGAGTGCTCTGTTGCTCGGATTCCCTGCCGGTGGCCCGCTGCACGTGGTTGCGGCATATGATGAAACGTCGGAAATCTGCTACGTGATAACCGTGTATCGACCTGACTCACGACATTTCGAGGCGGATTTCAAGACCCGGAGGTTGCCATGATGAGCGAAAATACTGGTGTCTGCCCGCTATGCGGTGGGGACATGGAAACAGGAAAGACGACATTTACGGCTGACCTGGGTTTCGGCGTGGTTGTGGTCAGGAATGTCCCGGCTACCTTGTGTTCACAATGCGGTGCCGACTGGATCGACGATGCCACCGCCGCCAGAATCGAAAAGATTGTGGACGATGCCCGGTCACGGCACGCTATCGTCGATATTACCGATCTTGCCGCCTGAGGTTATACATTCATGCTCCTGATGATAGACAATTACGACTCCTTCACCTTCAACATCGTCCAGTATTTCGGCGAACTGGGGGAGGATGTGCGGGTATTCCGCAACGACGGCATAACCCTCGATGAGATCGATCGGCTGGCGCCTGAGCGCCTGGTCATCTCTCCCGGTCCCTGCTCTCCCGAGGAGGCCGGAATATCCGTGGCGGCCATCCGGCATTTTGCCGGCAAGATCCCGATCCTCGGCGTCTGCCTCGGCCACCAGTCCATCGGCGCGGCCTTCGGCGGCAAGGTGGTCCGCAGTTCCACCCTCATGCACGGCAAGACTTCACCGATTCACCACAACGGCCAGGGGCTCTTCCGGGGGCTTCCCAACCCTTTCAACGCCACCCGGTACCATTCTCTCGTGGTGGAGAGGGCCTCGTTCCCCGACTGCCTGGAGATCACCGCCTGGGTGGAGGAGGGGGAAGTTATGGGGCTCGCCCACAAAGAGTTGCCGGTATGGGGGGTCCAGTTCCATCCCGAATCGATTCTCACCGAGGGGGGGATTGAGCTGTTGCGCAACTTTCTGGAGATGACACGATCGTAGGGGCGAATCTTGTATTCGCCCGGAAACAGGGCGATCACAAGGATCGCCCCTACAGGTGAACCAAATGATCAAAAAAGCAATCGCAAAGGTTGTCGAACGCATCAATCTAACAGAAGCCGAGATGATCGAGGTCATGGACCAGATCATGTCCGGCGAGGCCACTCCGGCCCAGATCGCGGCCTTTATCACCGCCCTGCGGATGAAGGGGGAGACGGTGGAGGAGATCACCGGCGCGGCCCGGGTCATGCGTGACCGCGCCACCCCCATCCGGGTCGGCAAGGGGGTCCTCGACATCGACCGTGATGACATCAACATCGACCAGGAAACGATCCTGGACGTGGTCGGCACCGGCGGGGACGGCACCAACACCTTCAATATCTCCACGACGGTTACCTTCGTGGTGGCATCCTGCGGAGTCAAGGTGGCCAAGCACGGCAACCGGGCGGTCTCGTCCGCCTGCGGCAGCGCCGACGTGCTGGAGGCTCTGGGCGTCAGCCTGGACGTGACACCGGACACGGTGGAGCGCTCCATCTCCGAGATAGGCCTCGGCTTCCTCTTCGCCCCGGCCCTCCATGGCGCCATGAAGCACGCGATCGGCCCCCGCAAGGAGATCGGCATCAGGACTATCTTCAACATCCTCGGTCCCCTCACGAATCCCGCCGGCGCCGATTGCCAGGTGCTCGGCGTCTACCGGGAAGATCTCGTGGAGCTCCTTGCCCTGGTTCTCAAGAAGCTTGGCTGCAAGCGGGGCTTCGTGGTTTTCGGCAGGGACGGCATGGACGAGATCACCCTCACCGGAGAAACCCGCATTGCCGAGATTACCAGCGATGGCGTTTCGCTGCGGACCATCACTCCGGAGGAAATGGGTTTCTCCCGCTGTCAGCCCGGCGACCTGCGGGGCGGCGATGCCGTGGGGAACGCCCGTATCGTCCGGGGCATTCTGGAGGGGGAAAAGGGGCCAAGGCGGGACGTGGTGCTCCTGAACGCCGCCTATGCCCTGGTGGCCGCCGGCAAGGCCGCCGACCCGGCCGAAGGGGTCCGGCTCGCCGCCGAGGCCATCGACTCGGGCCTCGCCCTGGTAAAACTGGAAGATTTGATCAGCATCACCCACCAGTAGGGGCAATTCATGAATTGCCCTGACAGCCCGAAAGTAAACCCATGACCGATACGCCAGACATCCTGAAGAAAATCGTTGAGCACAAGCGCGGTGTGGTGGCTGCGGCCCGTTCTGCAGCCTCCCTGGAGGAAGTTAAATCACGCATTGCCGACCTGGAGGACCAGCCCCGCGGCTTCGAGCGGGCCCTGCGCGACTGCCACGCCTCGGGCTGGACTACAGTCATCGCCGAGGTAAAGAAGGGGTCTCCCTCCAAGGGGCTCATCCGCCCCGATTTCGATCCCCTTGACATTGCCGAGACCTATGAGAAAAACGGCGCCGCCTGCCTCTCTGTGCTGACCGAGGAGAAGTTCTTCCTGGGTGATCTACGCTACCTGGCCCTCATCCGTGAGCAGGTGAGGCTGCCCCTTTTGCGCAAGGACTTCCTCTTTGATCCCTATCAGGTATTCGAAGCCCGTGCCGCTGGGGCCGATGCCATCCTCCTCATCGCCGCCATGCTGGAGCGGGCGCAGATTGAAGAGCTGGCCGGGATAGCCAGGGAGCTTTCCCTCGACGTGCTCCTGGAGGTTCATGACGAGGATGAACTGGAGACGGCCATCGCTACGGATTGCACCCTCATCGGGATCAACAACCGGAATCTCCGCACCTTTGTCACCGACCTTGCCACAACCGAGCGGCTCATTCCCATGATTCCCGCCGACCGGTTCATTGTTGCCGAAAGTGGCATCACCACCCGCGGCGACATTCTCCGCCTCCAGACCGCCGGCGCCCACGGCTTCCTCATCGGCGAGTCCCTCATGCGGGAGGAGGATTTCGGGGCCAAGCTGCGGGAACTCTTGGGATAGTTTCTGATTTTGTGGGAGTCGGGGGTCCCGTGGAGCGAATGCGGCCGAGAGCCAGCCGCTGTAGGCGAAATGGAGCAGAGCCGGCCCATCGTGTCTGAGCCCGACAGGGCGAGTTGATGGGGCGGCGCGGAATGAGCCGTACTGCGGCGGTACGAGAGGCGCTTTGAGCGGAACGGGATGCCTGGCTCCCACAAAATCATATAGTTGCCACCCAAAGGAGATTCGATGCAGACCAAGATCCTGCTCGACGAGAGCCGTATCCCCACCCACTGGTACAACATCATCCCCGACATGCCCGGCCCCCTGGCGCCGGTCATCAATCCCCGGACCCTCCAGCCGGTGACCCCCGATGATCTGCTCCCCATCTTCCCCATGGCCATTATTGAGCAGGAGGTCTCCGGCGAGCGGTGGATTCCGATCCCCGAGGAGGTGCGGGAGATCTACCGGCTCTGGCGGCCGTCCCCCCTCTACCGGGCCCGGCGGCTGGAGCAGGCCCTCGGCACTCCGGCGAAGATATATTACAAGTACGAAGGGGTGTCGCCCGCCGGCTCCCACAAGCCCAACTCTGCCATTCCCCAAGCCTACTACAACAAGCAGGCGGGCATTCGGCGACTGGCCACCGAGACCGGGGCAGGCCAGTGGGGAAGCTCCCTGGCCCTGGCCTGTTCCATGTTCGGCCTTGAGTGCACCGTCTATATGGTTAAGGTATCGTGCTTCCAGAAGCCCTACCGCAAGAGCATGATGCAGCTCTGGGGGGCCAATGTGATACCGTCGCCGTCGGAGTTCACCAACGCGGGGCGCTCCATCCTGGCCCATGACCCGGACAGCAACGGGAGCCTCGGCATCGCCATTTCCGAGGCGGTGAAGGACGCCATATCCCGGCCCGACACCAACTACGCCCTGGGGAGCGTCCTGAACCACGTCTGCCTCCACCAGACCGTCATCGGCCTGGAGGCCAAGGAGCAGTTGGCCCTGGCCGGGGACTACCCCGACGTGGTCATTGCCTGCTGCGGCGGCGGCTCCAACTTCGCCGGCACCGCGTTCCCGTTCCTGTCCGACC
The nucleotide sequence above comes from Geobacter benzoatilyticus. Encoded proteins:
- a CDS encoding type II toxin-antitoxin system MqsA family antitoxin, which gives rise to MMSENTGVCPLCGGDMETGKTTFTADLGFGVVVVRNVPATLCSQCGADWIDDATAARIEKIVDDARSRHAIVDITDLAA
- a CDS encoding TrpB-like pyridoxal phosphate-dependent enzyme, which encodes MQTKILLDESRIPTHWYNIIPDMPGPLAPVINPRTLQPVTPDDLLPIFPMAIIEQEVSGERWIPIPEEVREIYRLWRPSPLYRARRLEQALGTPAKIYYKYEGVSPAGSHKPNSAIPQAYYNKQAGIRRLATETGAGQWGSSLALACSMFGLECTVYMVKVSCFQKPYRKSMMQLWGANVIPSPSEFTNAGRSILAHDPDSNGSLGIAISEAVKDAISRPDTNYALGSVLNHVCLHQTVIGLEAKEQLALAGDYPDVVIACCGGGSNFAGTAFPFLSDRAAGKNVRCLAVEPASCPTLTKGVYAFDYGDTAKMAPIAMMYTLGHDFMPPGIHAGGLRYHGESALVSQLYHAGLIEAKSYRQNACFEAAHLFARSEGIVPAPESSHAVRAAIDEAVIAKEEGKERTILFCLSGHGQLDMVAYDAYLSGGLEDFEYPEEMIRESLARLPKVEI
- the trpD gene encoding anthranilate phosphoribosyltransferase; translated protein: MIKKAIAKVVERINLTEAEMIEVMDQIMSGEATPAQIAAFITALRMKGETVEEITGAARVMRDRATPIRVGKGVLDIDRDDINIDQETILDVVGTGGDGTNTFNISTTVTFVVASCGVKVAKHGNRAVSSACGSADVLEALGVSLDVTPDTVERSISEIGLGFLFAPALHGAMKHAIGPRKEIGIRTIFNILGPLTNPAGADCQVLGVYREDLVELLALVLKKLGCKRGFVVFGRDGMDEITLTGETRIAEITSDGVSLRTITPEEMGFSRCQPGDLRGGDAVGNARIVRGILEGEKGPRRDVVLLNAAYALVAAGKAADPAEGVRLAAEAIDSGLALVKLEDLISITHQ
- a CDS encoding anthranilate synthase component II, giving the protein MLLMIDNYDSFTFNIVQYFGELGEDVRVFRNDGITLDEIDRLAPERLVISPGPCSPEEAGISVAAIRHFAGKIPILGVCLGHQSIGAAFGGKVVRSSTLMHGKTSPIHHNGQGLFRGLPNPFNATRYHSLVVERASFPDCLEITAWVEEGEVMGLAHKELPVWGVQFHPESILTEGGIELLRNFLEMTRS
- the trpC gene encoding indole-3-glycerol phosphate synthase TrpC → MTDTPDILKKIVEHKRGVVAAARSAASLEEVKSRIADLEDQPRGFERALRDCHASGWTTVIAEVKKGSPSKGLIRPDFDPLDIAETYEKNGAACLSVLTEEKFFLGDLRYLALIREQVRLPLLRKDFLFDPYQVFEARAAGADAILLIAAMLERAQIEELAGIARELSLDVLLEVHDEDELETAIATDCTLIGINNRNLRTFVTDLATTERLIPMIPADRFIVAESGITTRGDILRLQTAGAHGFLIGESLMREEDFGAKLRELLG
- a CDS encoding DUF4258 domain-containing protein produces the protein MDVIKLQQAAALGKVSWQRHALTRMLERGISRQMVLTCLSDGDVIEVYEKDKPLPSALLLGFPAGGPLHVVAAYDETSEICYVITVYRPDSRHFEADFKTRRLP
- the trpE gene encoding anthranilate synthase component I, whose amino-acid sequence is MYFPDFDTFRALTAKGNLIPVCREIMADMDTPVSAFRKIDDGSYSFLLESIEGGEKWARYSFLGSNPTTVIRSRGNTVELITNGETRSVTTGDPLGFVREYLARFRPVEIPGLPRFFGGAVGYLGYDMVRHFERLETAKPAVIGAWDSCFVITDTILIFDTMRQKITVVSNAHLEDGQAPEAAYAEAIARVDALIAKLRKPLRLEPAMSGSEKVSFASNVTRQEFEAAVEKCKEYVRAGDIIQVVLSQRFSGALTVDPFSIYRVLRTLNPSPYMFFLRMSGTLVVGASPEVMVRKEGDRVELRPIAGTRPRGATAEQDEQLAEELLADPKERAEHVMLVDLGRNDLGRVCRTGTVKVSELMVIERYSHVMHIVSNVEGELAEGKDAFDVVRATFPAGTLSGAPKVRAMEIIDELEPVRREVYGGAVGYFSFSGNMDLAIAIRTLVIRDGTVHLQAGAGIVADSDPAAEYQETVNKAMAVVKAIETAEKGLD